In Schistocerca gregaria isolate iqSchGreg1 chromosome 9, iqSchGreg1.2, whole genome shotgun sequence, a single genomic region encodes these proteins:
- the LOC126292233 gene encoding cell cycle control protein 50A, whose product MMTNIDEAVVKSKRPADSAFKQQRLAAWQPILTAGTVLPTFFVIGIAFIPVGIGLLHFSYEVKEFTLDYTECKEYLPDKRVHGSERCSDVIDKNRTCICQEDFTLTEEFAGKVYMYYGLSNFYQNHRRYVKSRDDNQLLGQLDQPPSKDCSPYDYTNDTTNKMPIAPCGAIANSLFSDKLTILSHRMDNQEVPMLRKGIAWPSDKQIKFRNPPAPNGNLSAAFQGYAKPLRWAKPVYELDPDDPENNGFQNEDLIVWMRTAALPEFRKLYRLVNHNATGYVDGLPRGNYTLRVQYNYQVNAFNGTKYMILSTTSLLGGKNPFLGIAYIVVGSVCLFLGIVFLFIHVKCGKSTSEMINVNPRTPYQ is encoded by the coding sequence ATGATGACTAATATCGACGAGGCGGTTGTGAAGTCTAAGCGACCTGCAGACAGCGCCTTCAAACAGCAACGGTTGGCAGCATGGCAGCCGATATTGACAGCCGGGACAGTGCTACCAACGTTCTTCGTCATCGGCATAGCCTTCATCCCTGTCGGTATAGGTCTGCTGCACTTTTCGTACGAAGTAAAGGAATTCACACTCGATTACACCGAGTGTAAGGAGTACCTGCCGGACAAGCGAGTACACGGCTCAGAAAGATGCTCCGACGTCATCGACAAGAACCGGACGTGCATCTGTCAGGAGGACTTCACACTCACCGAAGAATTCGCCGGCAAGGTGTACATGTACTACGGGCTGTCCAATTTCTACCAGAACCACCGGCGGTACGTAAAGTCGCGTGACGACAACCAGCTGTTGGGCCAACTCGATCAGCCTCCCTCCAAGGACTGCAGCCCGTACGATTACACGAACGACACTACCAACAAAATGCCTATAGCCCCCTGCGGTGCTATCGCCAACTCACTCTTCAGTGATAAACTGACGATTCTTTCACACCGGATGGACAATCAGGAAGTCCCAATGCTGCGCAAGGGAATCGCCTGGCCGTCTGACAAGCAAATCAAATTTCGCAACCCACCTGCACCCAACGGAAACTTGTCTGCAGCCTTCCAGGGTTACGCTAAACCCCTCCGCTGGGCTAAACCCGTCTACGAGCTCGACCCCGACGACCCGGAGAACAACGGTTTCCAGAATGAGGACCTCATTGTGTGGATGAGAACTGCAGCCTTGCCAGAGTTCAGGAAGCTCTACCGGCTCGTCAACCATAATGCAACCGGTTACGTCGATGGACTACCTCGTGGTAACTACACTCTAAGGGTTCAATACAACTACCAAGTAAACGCCTTTAATGGCACCAAATACATGATATTGTCAACCACGTCGCTACTAGGTGGGAAAAATCCGTTTCTTGGCATTGCCTACATAGTCGTAGGATCCGTCTGCCTTTTCCTGGGCATAGTGTTCCTGTTCATCCATGTAAAATGTGGGAAGAGCACCTCGGAGATGATAAACGTAAATCCCAGGACTCCGTATCAGTAG